Proteins from a genomic interval of Polaribacter sejongensis:
- a CDS encoding RNA polymerase sigma factor codes for MQKNSNTDSTLVSDYIKGNEAALAVLIKRHQQRLFSFIYSKVHDRDITEDVFQDTFIKVIRTLKKGNYNEEGKFLPWVMRIAHNLVIDYFRKTNRMPSFKNTNEFDIFSVLGDGNLNAEKQIIKDQIHTDVRELINELPEEQKEVLVMRMYKDMSFKEISENTGVSINTALGRMRYALINMRKLIEKHKIILVD; via the coding sequence ATGCAGAAAAACTCAAATACAGATAGTACTTTAGTAAGCGATTACATTAAAGGTAATGAAGCTGCTTTAGCGGTTTTAATAAAAAGACATCAGCAAAGATTGTTTAGCTTTATTTATAGTAAAGTTCACGATAGAGATATTACAGAAGACGTTTTTCAAGACACGTTTATAAAAGTTATTAGAACTTTAAAAAAAGGAAATTATAACGAAGAAGGTAAGTTTTTACCTTGGGTTATGAGAATTGCTCATAATTTGGTGATAGATTATTTTAGAAAAACCAACAGAATGCCCTCTTTTAAAAATACAAACGAGTTTGATATTTTTTCTGTGTTAGGCGATGGAAACCTAAATGCTGAAAAACAAATTATAAAAGATCAGATACATACAGATGTTAGAGAGCTTATAAATGAATTGCCAGAAGAGCAAAAAGAGGTTTTGGTAATGCGTATGTATAAAGATATGAGTTTTAAAGAAATTAGTGAAAATACAGGTGTTAGTATCAATACTGCATTGGGTAGAATGCGTTATGCTTTAATAAATATGCGTAAGTTAATAGAGAAACATAAAATTATTTTAGTAGATTAA
- a CDS encoding HmuY family protein yields the protein MTNKFLTLILCAAVFSFTSCDSEDAPIAPIAVVIDGAAVSPEVGGPNEPNQVYVDLSTNTTTVVKRDSWDLGFYSGSEFRVSLNGSISMATAALSTTNIDEVKSSDQEVIDLQPLVRTNTYTDESAPFVDAPNGNILETAISEISDTDSENKVYLVNLGYEVDTTAPATGSYSANGEARGWKKIRILKDGNNYILQYADLDATTHKEITISKNEAYHFTFFSFNTENEVSVEPLKNEWDLNFTIFTNLIPTAGPYVYPDYVTNNTKSDAKVYKLDTEVDAFTYDDFSITDVDATKFTTDQRSIGSSWRNGGGPSSLPSLKENVFYVVTDTDGNLYKLKFLALTNDAGERGYPEFVYSLLQ from the coding sequence ATGACAAACAAATTTTTAACCTTAATTTTATGTGCAGCAGTATTTTCGTTTACAAGTTGTGACTCTGAAGATGCACCAATAGCACCAATAGCTGTAGTTATAGACGGAGCAGCAGTTTCACCAGAAGTTGGTGGACCAAATGAACCAAATCAAGTATATGTAGATTTAAGTACAAATACAACTACTGTTGTAAAAAGAGACTCTTGGGATTTAGGTTTCTATTCAGGATCAGAATTTAGAGTTAGCTTAAATGGATCAATTTCTATGGCAACTGCAGCACTTTCTACTACTAATATTGATGAAGTTAAATCTTCAGATCAAGAAGTAATCGATTTACAACCATTGGTAAGAACAAATACGTATACAGATGAAAGTGCTCCTTTTGTTGATGCTCCAAATGGAAATATTCTTGAAACTGCGATTTCTGAAATTTCTGATACGGATTCTGAGAACAAAGTATATTTAGTAAATCTTGGGTATGAAGTAGATACTACTGCACCTGCAACAGGTAGTTATTCTGCTAATGGAGAAGCTAGAGGTTGGAAAAAAATTAGAATTTTGAAAGATGGTAATAATTATATCTTACAGTATGCCGATTTAGATGCTACTACACACAAAGAAATTACTATTTCTAAAAATGAAGCATATCATTTTACTTTTTTTAGTTTTAATACTGAAAATGAAGTTAGTGTAGAACCTTTAAAAAACGAATGGGATTTAAATTTTACAATTTTTACAAACTTAATTCCTACTGCAGGACCTTATGTATATCCAGATTATGTAACAAATAATACAAAATCAGATGCTAAAGTTTATAAGTTAGATACAGAAGTAGATGCATTTACTTATGATGATTTTTCTATAACCGATGTAGATGCTACTAAATTTACTACAGACCAAAGAAGTATTGGAAGTAGTTGGAGAAACGGGGGAGGACCTAGTAGTTTACCTTCATTGAAAGAGAATGTCTTTTATGTGGTAACTGATACCGATGGTAATTTATATAAATTAAAATTTTTAGCATTAACTAATGATGCAGGAGAGCGTGGATATCCTGAATTTGTATATAGTTTATTGCAATAA
- a CDS encoding TonB-dependent receptor plug domain-containing protein encodes MFLNREIAIALLLFSFSTFGQKREKDSTRITNLDEVVITGQYNPQSVKKSVHNVTVIKREQIESQAANNLADVLNFNLNLTIVPSSQTGKSTISFFGLDAQYFNILVDNIPLVSDNGLGNNIDLTQINLDDVEQIEIVEGAMGVEYGANAVSGVINIITKKSITNKWNINASLQEETVSDEYAWFDEGRHIQALNVGHSINENWLARVGVNRNQFAGFYNERQGKSYYENDGLRGYDWLPKEQLNTNTFVQYKKEKFQLFYKFEYFNETINYYDAAVRANIDTQAQTSNPSATDKIFRTHRFVNNVNLVGSLNSGANYSASVSYQQQKRYLNEFNYYILSTEKSNETDEVYQSSKVFFSKGSINNLVKSDFLNFQLGYETRFINGFDTQASGDVTQLDKTQSQNNYAFYGSSELKFSDAFTLRPGVRYEYNSLFKSKLLSSISARYLMNKGFELRGNIGTSYRTPNFEELYYYFVDSNHDVRGNENLNPENGFSAFINLKKYSYINDFSLLNSFKVSYLDVADKIDLAIVNPTPLQYQYINIDAYKLWGITSENSIKKDNFTFNLGATLQGVSRIATNEVNAENDFLYSFQLNTSANYNIKKWKTALTVLFKHNGNQQNYISSGVDDNGNSVFSKSTTSAYNWVDASIKKSFFKNKIQATLGGRNLFDVTNVNVSNASTEGVAHATNDSSLLLGYGRSYYLKLLYNLNF; translated from the coding sequence ATGTTTCTAAATAGAGAAATTGCAATTGCATTATTACTTTTTTCTTTTTCAACTTTTGGTCAAAAGAGGGAAAAAGATTCAACTAGAATTACAAACTTAGATGAGGTTGTAATAACGGGGCAATACAATCCTCAATCTGTAAAAAAATCTGTACATAATGTAACTGTTATTAAAAGGGAGCAGATAGAAAGTCAAGCAGCAAACAATTTAGCAGATGTATTAAATTTTAATTTAAACTTAACGATTGTACCTAGTTCTCAAACAGGGAAGTCTACGATTTCTTTCTTCGGATTAGATGCTCAATATTTTAATATTTTAGTTGATAATATTCCTTTAGTAAGTGATAATGGACTTGGAAACAACATCGATTTAACACAAATTAATTTAGATGATGTTGAGCAAATAGAAATTGTTGAAGGCGCAATGGGCGTAGAGTATGGAGCAAATGCTGTCTCTGGAGTCATCAATATTATCACCAAAAAATCGATAACTAATAAGTGGAATATTAATGCGTCTTTACAAGAAGAAACGGTAAGTGATGAATATGCTTGGTTTGATGAAGGGAGACATATACAGGCATTAAATGTTGGACATAGTATAAACGAAAATTGGCTTGCCAGAGTTGGTGTAAATCGCAATCAGTTTGCAGGTTTTTACAATGAAAGGCAAGGAAAAAGTTATTATGAAAATGATGGTTTAAGAGGGTATGATTGGTTGCCAAAAGAGCAATTAAATACCAATACTTTTGTACAGTATAAGAAAGAAAAGTTTCAGTTATTTTATAAGTTCGAATACTTTAATGAGACTATAAATTATTACGACGCTGCTGTTAGAGCCAATATAGATACACAAGCACAAACGAGTAATCCGTCTGCAACGGATAAAATTTTTAGAACGCATAGATTTGTAAATAATGTAAATCTTGTAGGTAGTTTAAATTCTGGAGCTAACTACAGTGCTTCAGTTTCTTACCAGCAACAAAAGCGTTATTTAAACGAGTTTAACTATTACATTTTAAGTACAGAGAAAAGTAACGAAACGGATGAAGTATATCAATCTAGTAAAGTATTCTTTTCTAAAGGAAGTATAAATAATTTGGTTAAAAGTGATTTTTTAAACTTTCAGTTAGGATATGAAACAAGGTTTATAAATGGTTTTGATACACAAGCTTCTGGTGATGTTACACAGCTAGATAAAACCCAATCTCAGAACAATTATGCCTTTTATGGCTCGTCAGAATTAAAGTTTTCTGATGCTTTTACGTTAAGACCTGGTGTACGATATGAGTATAATTCTTTATTCAAATCTAAATTATTATCCTCTATTAGTGCACGTTATTTAATGAACAAAGGTTTTGAATTGCGTGGTAACATTGGTACTTCATACAGAACGCCAAATTTTGAAGAATTGTATTATTACTTTGTAGACTCTAATCATGATGTGAGAGGTAATGAAAATTTGAATCCAGAAAACGGGTTTTCAGCGTTTATCAACCTAAAAAAATACAGTTACATTAATGATTTTTCTTTATTAAATAGTTTTAAAGTTAGCTATTTAGATGTTGCCGATAAAATAGATTTAGCAATTGTAAACCCAACACCTCTACAATATCAATACATTAATATTGATGCTTATAAATTATGGGGAATCACTTCTGAAAACAGTATTAAAAAAGACAATTTTACATTTAATTTAGGAGCTACTTTACAAGGTGTTTCTAGAATTGCTACTAATGAAGTAAATGCAGAAAACGATTTTTTGTATTCTTTCCAATTAAATACAAGTGCCAATTATAACATCAAAAAATGGAAAACAGCACTTACCGTATTGTTTAAACACAATGGTAATCAACAAAACTATATTTCATCTGGTGTAGATGATAATGGAAATTCTGTGTTTTCTAAATCTACTACAAGCGCTTATAATTGGGTAGATGCTTCTATAAAAAAATCATTCTTTAAAAATAAAATTCAAGCCACTTTAGGCGGAAGAAACTTATTTGATGTTACCAATGTAAATGTGAGTAATGCAAGTACAGAAGGAGTAGCACATGCAACTAACGATAGTTCGTTGTTATTGGGTTACGGACGCTCTTACTACTTAAAACTATTATATAACCTTAATTTTTAA
- a CDS encoding MauE/DoxX family redox-associated membrane protein produces MITNLTDKQKINWVRILAILAVLVMMVYAPKLWLTTKNFPVIPLFDWLPIPTYPFDYILAGFFFAIQILYLFQNKRWQGWTILALYLFLALVDQNRLQPYFYQSFLTILAIEIFNKKSNPRKILYAIILIFFATYFWSGIQKLNEAFYIQWLGAINKHFSFLPHWFLVAFTYAVPWLEALMGILLLFNKTRKFGVVFILLMHGTITVLLFYLGYGYNVVPWNIQNMISVVILFWTLKTSNAFEFFIKYFNTQKLAILVFTIMLPLANNLTGFYDNLLSFHFFTADLKYYIIYLDEELQEKLPENAQNFYRTFEGKTYINVIEWSSDQNKVLFYPEDRAIEYLDTYLRSFAEDPDKEGLTQLVNYNQVIKE; encoded by the coding sequence ATGATCACAAATCTAACAGACAAACAGAAAATAAACTGGGTAAGAATCCTTGCTATTCTTGCAGTATTAGTAATGATGGTGTACGCACCAAAATTATGGTTGACCACTAAAAATTTCCCTGTAATTCCGTTGTTTGATTGGTTGCCAATTCCTACCTATCCGTTCGATTATATTTTAGCTGGATTCTTTTTTGCAATACAAATTCTATACCTTTTTCAGAATAAAAGATGGCAAGGATGGACGATTCTTGCACTCTATCTCTTTTTAGCGCTCGTAGACCAAAACCGACTACAACCCTACTTTTATCAAAGTTTCTTAACCATTTTAGCAATAGAAATTTTCAACAAAAAATCAAACCCAAGAAAAATATTATACGCTATAATTCTTATCTTTTTCGCTACCTATTTTTGGAGCGGAATTCAGAAATTAAACGAAGCTTTTTACATTCAATGGTTGGGTGCTATCAACAAACATTTTAGTTTTTTACCTCATTGGTTTTTAGTAGCTTTTACCTATGCAGTGCCTTGGTTAGAGGCTTTAATGGGCATATTATTGCTCTTTAATAAAACAAGAAAATTCGGAGTCGTGTTTATTCTTTTAATGCACGGTACCATTACCGTTTTGCTCTTTTATTTAGGATATGGTTACAATGTGGTTCCTTGGAATATTCAGAACATGATAAGTGTAGTAATTCTATTTTGGACGCTTAAAACATCAAATGCTTTTGAATTTTTTATAAAATATTTCAATACACAAAAATTAGCCATTTTGGTTTTTACCATTATGTTGCCCTTAGCAAACAATCTAACTGGTTTTTATGACAATCTGTTATCATTCCATTTTTTTACAGCAGATTTAAAATATTACATTATTTATCTAGATGAGGAACTACAAGAAAAACTACCAGAAAACGCACAAAATTTCTACAGAACTTTTGAAGGTAAAACCTATATAAACGTTATAGAATGGTCTTCTGACCAAAACAAAGTTTTATTTTATCCAGAAGATAGAGCCATTGAATATTTAGACACCTATCTACGTTCTTTTGCAGAAGATCCAGATAAAGAAGGCTTAACCCAATTGGTAAATTATAATCAAGTTATTAAGGAATAA
- a CDS encoding SDR family oxidoreductase, whose protein sequence is MENILVAGANGTTGKKIVHLLQKSQYFNPIAMVRKESQKKQFEDENVTTILADLEKDVSFTTENIDKIIFAAGSGGKKVVAVDQEGAKKLIDAGKHTKVRKFVMLSSMGADNPESSDKLKDYLKAKQNADVYLRESNIPYSIVRPGALNNDKGIGKIELSTKLNKPGEISRDDVAQTLVHSLHDTAAVNTTFEIIAGETLIGEAIPSS, encoded by the coding sequence ATGGAAAATATATTAGTAGCAGGTGCCAATGGTACCACAGGAAAAAAGATAGTACACTTATTACAAAAATCACAATATTTTAATCCAATTGCTATGGTTCGTAAAGAGAGTCAGAAAAAGCAATTTGAAGATGAAAATGTAACCACTATTTTAGCAGATTTAGAAAAGGACGTTTCATTTACAACAGAGAATATTGATAAAATTATTTTCGCAGCTGGCTCTGGTGGAAAAAAAGTAGTAGCAGTCGATCAAGAAGGTGCTAAGAAGTTAATAGACGCTGGTAAACATACAAAAGTTAGAAAGTTTGTAATGTTAAGTTCTATGGGAGCAGATAACCCAGAAAGTTCAGACAAGCTTAAAGATTATTTAAAGGCAAAACAAAATGCAGATGTTTATTTAAGAGAAAGTAATATTCCTTATTCTATTGTGAGACCAGGAGCTTTAAATAATGATAAAGGAATAGGTAAAATAGAATTGAGTACCAAGTTAAATAAACCTGGAGAAATTAGTAGAGATGATGTTGCGCAAACTTTAGTACATTCTTTACATGATACTGCAGCTGTTAATACTACTTTTGAAATAATAGCAGGAGAAACGTTAATAGGTGAAGCAATACCTAGTTCATAA
- a CDS encoding response regulator transcription factor encodes MTKTPIRIVIADDNRFFCDALKDSLNVHSELNVTNTFITLKELIAFTNYQNLDVLILDVNFNGTCSLDFIDKIKKGNNHFKIIVLTTMNNNFIKEKAIHKGVDVFVGKDEDLQNFKDVILNCFVHQSTKKGKTSSKINIDNYTFTKRKLEILQALFVHSDKNEKELSAILHITESSLKSHKRELFEITNTKSTPELIKFGIQKFLIIA; translated from the coding sequence ATGACTAAAACCCCAATAAGAATAGTTATTGCAGACGATAATCGTTTTTTTTGTGATGCTTTAAAAGATAGCTTAAATGTTCATTCGGAATTAAATGTCACCAATACTTTTATCACACTAAAAGAATTAATTGCATTTACAAATTATCAAAACTTAGATGTTTTAATCTTAGATGTAAATTTTAATGGAACATGTTCTTTAGATTTTATTGATAAAATAAAAAAAGGAAACAATCATTTTAAAATCATTGTATTAACCACCATGAATAATAATTTCATCAAAGAAAAAGCGATACATAAAGGGGTAGATGTTTTTGTGGGAAAGGATGAAGACTTACAAAATTTTAAAGATGTAATTCTAAATTGTTTCGTTCATCAATCTACAAAAAAAGGAAAAACCTCATCAAAAATAAATATTGATAATTACACGTTTACAAAACGAAAATTAGAAATATTACAGGCATTATTTGTGCATTCTGATAAAAACGAAAAAGAACTTTCTGCAATATTACATATTACAGAAAGTTCTTTAAAATCTCATAAAAGAGAGCTATTTGAAATTACAAATACAAAAAGTACTCCTGAACTCATAAAATTCGGAATTCAGAAATTCTTAATTATTGCTTAA
- the bcp gene encoding thioredoxin-dependent thiol peroxidase: MTSLKIGDNAPQFEAKDNAGNTIKLSDYAGKKLVLFFYPKASTPGCTNEACDLRDNYQSFLAKGYDVLGVSADSEKRQQNFINKNELPFPLLADEDKAVIEAFNVWGPKKFMGKEYDGIHRTTFVIDEKGVIEDIILKVKTKAHAAQILD, encoded by the coding sequence ATGACATCACTAAAAATAGGAGATAACGCTCCGCAGTTTGAAGCAAAAGACAACGCAGGAAATACCATTAAACTTTCTGATTACGCAGGGAAAAAATTAGTTTTATTCTTTTACCCAAAGGCAAGCACTCCGGGTTGTACTAACGAAGCTTGTGATTTACGCGACAACTATCAATCTTTTTTAGCAAAAGGATATGATGTTTTAGGTGTAAGTGCAGATTCTGAAAAAAGACAACAAAATTTTATCAATAAAAACGAATTGCCTTTTCCGCTTTTAGCAGATGAAGACAAAGCTGTAATTGAAGCTTTTAATGTTTGGGGACCAAAGAAGTTTATGGGGAAAGAATATGATGGAATTCACAGAACTACTTTTGTAATTGATGAAAAAGGAGTGATTGAAGATATTATCTTAAAAGTGAAAACAAAGGCACATGCTGCTCAGATTTTAGATTAA
- the uvrA gene encoding excinuclease ABC subunit UvrA gives MKTDISKVNPKENIIIKGARLHNLKNIDVVIPRNKLVVITGLSGSGKSSLAFDTLYAEGQRRYVESLSSYARQFLGKLHKPKVDYIKGIAPAIAIEQKVNSTNPRSTVGTSTEIYDYIKLLYARIGRTFSPISGKEVKKDTVSDVVNFVKEFDEKTKLLLLAPISIDENRDLKTVLQVLEQQGYARLKWNDKVYRISDFPQADFKNESLYLVVDRIVTKDDEDFYNRLADSIQTAFFEGKGICFIENLADNKVAEFSNKFDLDGMSFLEPNTHLFSFNNPYGACPTCEGYGNVIGIDEDLVIPNTGLSIMEDCVFPFKTPSYIHYKEELIDVAYQFDIPIHKPWFQLTEEQKELVWNGNKSFNGIHHFFTVLEEKSYKIQNRVMLSRYRGKTKCTSCNGKRLRHETNFVKINEKTISDLVTLPLDELAIFFKNIKLDKYEEKIGKRLLTEINNRLLFLTDVGLSYLTINRTSNTLSGGESQRINLATSLGSSLVGSMYILDEPSIGLHPKDTERLIGVLKDLRDLGNTVVVVEHDEDIMREADYIIDIGPEAGTYGGHVVAEGNFDEILKSESLTAKYLNEELKIEIPTKRRTSRNKIQIIGARENNLKNVDVTFPLNCLSVITGVSGSGKSTLVKNILYPTMQKKLIGHGEKVGQHTDVIGDFETLKHVEFIDQNPIGRSSRSNPVTYIKAYDDIRSLFANQKLSGIRNYKPKHFSFNVEGGRCEVCKGEGEVTIEMQFMADVHLECDVCNGKRFKKEVLEVKFDGKSIDDILNLTIDDAVAFFSENLVPKIASKLKPLQDVGLGYVQLGQSSSTLSGGEAQRIKLASFLVKGNTKDKALFIFDEPTTGLHFHDIKKLLASFNALIDKGHSIIVIEHNIELIKCADYIIDLGLEGGKNGGNLIFQGTPEELAKNKESYTAKYLAEKLVF, from the coding sequence ATGAAGACTGACATTTCTAAAGTAAATCCGAAAGAAAATATTATTATTAAAGGAGCTAGACTCCACAACCTAAAGAATATAGATGTAGTGATACCAAGAAATAAATTGGTGGTAATTACAGGTCTTTCTGGTTCTGGAAAATCTTCTTTAGCTTTTGATACGCTATATGCAGAAGGTCAAAGACGTTATGTAGAGAGTTTATCTTCTTATGCGCGTCAGTTTTTAGGAAAATTGCACAAACCAAAAGTAGATTATATTAAAGGTATTGCACCTGCAATTGCCATTGAGCAAAAAGTAAATTCTACAAATCCACGTTCTACCGTAGGTACCTCAACAGAAATTTACGATTATATTAAACTTTTATATGCTAGAATTGGTAGAACCTTCTCTCCTATTTCTGGTAAAGAAGTTAAAAAAGACACCGTTTCTGATGTTGTTAATTTTGTAAAAGAGTTTGATGAGAAAACAAAACTATTACTATTAGCACCTATTTCTATTGATGAAAACCGAGATCTAAAAACCGTTTTACAAGTTTTAGAACAACAAGGGTATGCGCGTTTAAAATGGAATGATAAAGTATATAGAATATCAGATTTTCCGCAAGCGGATTTTAAGAACGAATCTTTATATTTAGTAGTAGATAGAATTGTAACAAAAGACGATGAAGATTTTTATAACCGATTAGCAGATTCCATTCAGACTGCTTTTTTTGAAGGAAAAGGTATTTGTTTTATAGAAAATTTAGCAGATAATAAAGTCGCTGAGTTTAGCAATAAGTTCGATTTAGACGGAATGTCCTTTCTAGAACCGAACACACATTTATTCAGTTTTAACAATCCGTATGGTGCTTGCCCAACTTGTGAAGGGTATGGAAACGTAATTGGTATTGATGAAGATTTGGTTATACCAAATACAGGTTTATCAATTATGGAAGATTGTGTTTTTCCGTTTAAAACGCCTTCTTATATACATTATAAAGAAGAGTTAATAGATGTTGCCTATCAGTTTGATATTCCTATTCACAAACCTTGGTTTCAACTTACAGAAGAACAAAAAGAATTAGTTTGGAACGGAAATAAATCATTCAACGGAATTCATCATTTCTTTACCGTTTTAGAAGAAAAGAGTTATAAAATTCAGAATAGAGTAATGCTTTCTCGCTACCGCGGAAAAACAAAATGTACATCGTGTAACGGAAAACGTTTACGACACGAAACTAATTTTGTCAAAATAAATGAAAAGACAATATCCGATTTAGTAACACTTCCTTTAGATGAATTGGCTATCTTTTTTAAGAACATCAAATTAGACAAGTATGAAGAAAAAATAGGGAAACGTTTGTTGACCGAAATTAATAATCGTTTGTTGTTTTTAACGGATGTTGGCTTGTCTTATTTAACCATCAATAGAACCTCTAACACACTTTCTGGAGGTGAAAGTCAGCGTATTAATTTGGCAACTTCATTAGGAAGTTCTTTAGTGGGTTCTATGTATATTTTAGATGAACCGAGTATTGGTTTGCATCCAAAAGACACAGAAAGATTGATTGGTGTTTTAAAAGATTTACGAGATTTAGGAAACACTGTTGTTGTGGTAGAACACGATGAAGATATTATGCGAGAAGCTGATTATATTATAGATATTGGCCCAGAAGCAGGAACTTACGGAGGTCATGTAGTTGCCGAAGGAAATTTTGACGAAATCTTAAAATCAGAATCTTTAACAGCAAAATATTTAAACGAAGAATTAAAGATTGAAATTCCTACAAAACGTAGAACTTCTAGAAATAAAATCCAAATTATTGGCGCAAGAGAAAACAATTTAAAAAATGTAGATGTTACATTTCCATTAAATTGTTTGTCTGTAATTACCGGAGTTTCTGGTTCCGGAAAAAGCACGTTGGTTAAAAATATTTTGTATCCAACCATGCAAAAAAAACTGATTGGTCACGGAGAAAAAGTTGGCCAACACACAGACGTTATTGGAGATTTTGAAACTTTAAAACACGTAGAATTTATCGATCAAAACCCTATTGGGCGTTCATCTCGTTCCAATCCGGTAACATACATAAAAGCGTATGATGATATTCGTTCGCTATTTGCAAATCAAAAATTATCAGGCATTAGAAACTACAAACCAAAACACTTTTCTTTTAACGTAGAAGGCGGTCGTTGTGAGGTTTGTAAAGGTGAAGGAGAAGTTACTATCGAAATGCAATTTATGGCAGATGTGCATTTAGAATGCGATGTTTGTAATGGAAAACGCTTTAAAAAAGAAGTTTTAGAAGTAAAATTCGATGGAAAATCAATTGACGATATTTTAAACCTAACCATAGATGATGCTGTTGCATTTTTCTCGGAAAATTTAGTTCCTAAAATTGCTAGTAAATTAAAACCTTTACAAGATGTTGGTTTGGGTTATGTGCAATTAGGTCAGTCTTCTTCTACCCTTTCTGGTGGAGAAGCGCAACGTATAAAATTAGCGTCATTTTTGGTAAAAGGAAACACCAAAGACAAGGCTTTATTTATTTTTGATGAACCTACAACAGGTTTACATTTTCATGATATTAAAAAATTATTGGCATCATTTAATGCTTTAATCGACAAAGGGCATTCCATTATTGTCATAGAACACAATATCGAATTAATTAAATGTGCAGATTACATTATAGATTTAGGTTTAGAAGGTGGTAAAAATGGTGGAAACCTTATTTTTCAAGGAACTCCAGAAGAATTAGCTAAAAATAAGGAGTCTTATACCGCTAAATATTTGGCGGAGAAATTGGTTTTTTAG
- a CDS encoding endonuclease III domain-containing protein, whose amino-acid sequence MTKKEKVQFVIDTLQEKYPEIPVPLDHKDPYTLLIAVLLSAQCTDVRVNKITPLLFAKADNPFDMVKMTVEEIKEIIRPCGLSPMKSKGIYGLSKILIEKYDGEVPQTFEGLEELPAVGHKTAGVVLSQAFGIPAFPVDTHILRLMYRWNLSNGKSVAQTEKDAKRLFPKEIWNDLHLQIIWYGREYSPARGWDLDKDIITSTVGRKSVLDEYHKKNNTP is encoded by the coding sequence ATGACTAAAAAAGAAAAAGTACAATTTGTAATTGACACTCTTCAAGAAAAATATCCTGAAATACCTGTTCCTTTAGATCATAAAGATCCATACACGCTTTTAATAGCCGTTTTATTGTCTGCGCAATGTACAGACGTTCGTGTAAATAAAATTACGCCATTACTATTCGCCAAAGCGGATAATCCTTTTGATATGGTAAAAATGACCGTAGAAGAAATTAAGGAAATTATTCGTCCTTGTGGTTTATCACCAATGAAAAGTAAAGGAATTTACGGATTGTCTAAAATTCTAATTGAAAAATATGATGGTGAAGTTCCACAAACTTTCGAAGGTTTAGAAGAATTACCTGCGGTTGGTCATAAAACGGCTGGAGTTGTATTGAGTCAAGCTTTTGGAATACCTGCTTTTCCGGTGGATACTCATATTTTAAGACTAATGTATCGTTGGAATTTGAGTAACGGTAAAAGTGTTGCACAAACAGAAAAAGATGCAAAACGATTGTTTCCAAAAGAAATTTGGAACGATTTACATTTACAAATCATTTGGTACGGACGTGAATATTCTCCTGCCCGTGGTTGGGATTTAGATAAAGATATTATTACTAGTACAGTTGGGAGAAAATCTGTTTTAGACGAATATCATAAAAAAAATAATACACCTTAA